From Triticum urartu cultivar G1812 chromosome 2, Tu2.1, whole genome shotgun sequence, a single genomic window includes:
- the LOC125537102 gene encoding uncharacterized protein LOC125537102 codes for MNTRPVVLVCLLIVLIITSQFEWKQQIEDAADADPVTARRRQQVLAKEDAVKEKILLSQEKNIQQLNELIESLQRQLLHCRGSNDTIHTTTIAATEVSEVDGHEIIDD; via the exons ATGAATACGAGGCCTGTAGTGCTGGTCTGCCTCCTCATCGTGCTCATCATCACGTCGCAGTTCGAGTGGAAGCAGCAGATCGAGGACGCAGCTGACGCGGACCCTGTCACCGCGCGCCGGCGGCAGCAAGTCCTAGCGAAGGAGGACGCCGTCAAGGAGAAG ATACTCTTATCTCAAGAGAAAAACATTCAACAGCTTAATGAGCTTATCGAGAGCCTTCAACGGCAGCTGCTGCACTGCCGTGGTAGCAACGATACCATTCATACCACTACAATTGCTGCTACCGAAGTTAGTGAGGTGGATGGGCATGAAATCATTGATGATTGA